CGCAGTTTGCCAAAGCAGTTGAAGTGATCGGCAAAGAAATTGCACAGAAAGGAAACAGCAGGGCAGAAAAAAATTAAAAAGTCTTTTGACTTCAGACTGGTTGGCACTTGAGCGATCTAATCAGTCCTACGCGGCGGGCAATGGCTTCTCCTTGGGAACTAAACGGCCCCCATTGCTCAATAATTTCTGGATTTTTTTCCTCGGTTGCTTCGTCACTGGGGATTATTTCGCAATGACCAGCCGCATGCTTGACAATATACCAAGTTTGTGTATCAGTCATGGTTGATGTGAAGATAGCCAGTGTAGTCTATATATGCCTAATGATACAAGCTTTTTGGCAGTAGGTCGTGTGAACCTCAATGAGGCGAAGTCATTGTCTTTGAATCAGGATTATGCCGCAATACTTTGGACAACTGCACACAACCGAACCGGCTTGGTCAATTCTTGAGGGAGTGCAAACAATACAACAGAGCGATCGCCATATCCTCTTCAAATGTGGCGATCCATGTTTAAGCATTAGCGTACTAGCCCCGAACCTCATTCGGGTACGAATGACGCCAACGAGCGAATTCTTACCTCGGCGATCATGGGCAGTCGCACAGGCGGATGAAGAATGGCCCACTGTGCCGTTTGAGGTGCGAGAAAAAGCAGAAACTATAGAAATTGAAACTGAACAGCTGCGCGTTGTTGTGTCCCGCAATCCTTGTCGTATCCAGTGCTTCGACAAGTCCGGACAGCCCTTTGCTCACGATGCCGATCCAGGGATGGGGTGGCGGACTGGTACCATTGCTGGCTGGAAACGGATTGAAGCTGATGAACATTTTTATGGTTTCGGTGAACCCACTGGCTTACTCGATCAGCGTTCAAAAGTCAAAACCAACTGGACATCTGATGCGATTGACTACGATGTCCTGACAGACAGTATGTACCAGGCGATTCCCTTTTTCATCGCGTTACGTCCTGGATTGGGGTACGGGCTTTTCTTCAATACGACTTTTTGGAGTCGCTTTGATTTGGGGGCAGAACAACCGGGAGTTTGGCGGATGGAAACTCACGGGGGTGAACTGGATTACTATATTATTTATGGACCAGAACCTGCAAAAATTCTTGAGACTTACACCCAGCTAACCGGACGGATGCCGTTACCGCCCAAATGGTCACTCGGTTACCACCAGTGTCGCTGGAGTTACGAGTCACAAGATATAGTAAGCAAACTGGCGAATGAATTTCGTCAGCGCCGCATTCCCTGTGATGTTATCCATCTCGATATTGACTATATGAGTGGCTACCGGGTTTTTACTTGGAGTCAGAAGCGATTTGCTAACCCCAAAGAATTAATAGACAATCTCAAGCAAGATGGTTTCAAGGTAACGACAATTGTTGACCCAGGGGTCAAGTACGAGCCAGAAGCAGATTACAAAGTTTTTGATGAGGGATTAAACAACGACTATTTTATTCGGAAAACGAATGGTCAGCTATTTCACGGCTATGTCTGGCCCGATAAAGCCGTCTTTGCTGATTTCCTGCGCCCTGAAGTTAGAGATTGGTGGGGAAGTTTGCTAAACAGTCTCACTGACGTGGGTGTTGCTGGAATCTGGAATGACATGAATGAACCGACACTTGATGACCGTCCATTCGGAGATCCTGGTAAGAAGATTGCGTTTCCCCTTGATGCTGCCCAAGGACCAACTGACGAGAGAACTACCCACACTGAAACCCACAACCTGTATGGACAAATGATGGCACAGGCATCTTATCAGGGACTTGAAAAATCTCGTCCGACAGAACGCTCGTTTTTTCTGACACGATCTGGATACGCTGGGATTCAGCGCTGGTCTGCAGTATGGACGGGAGATAATCAATCCCTGTGGGAACACCTGGAAATGTCCTTACCGATGATGTGTAACCTGGGTTTATCGGGCGTTGCGTTTGTGGGTAGTGATATTGGGGGGTTTGCGGGTAACGCGACGGCTGAACTATTTGCTCGTTGGATGCAGGTAGGAATGCTTTACCCCTTGATGCGGGGACACTCTGCATTAACGACAGCACAGCATGAACCTTGGGTGTTTGGCGATCGCGTTGAAAAAATTTGCCGCGAGTACATCGAACTGCGTTACCAACTGCTGCCCTACATTTACACTCTCTTCTGGAAAGCCGCAAACACTGGCTCACCAATTCTGCGCCCCCTGCTGTATGATTTTCCCAATGACCCGAAAACCTTCACCCTCGCTGACCAAGTTATGCTTGGGTCCTCATTATTAGCAGCACCAATTTACCGTCCAGGTGTTGAACACCGTGCCGTGTACTTGCCTGAAGGTTCCTGGTACGACTGGTGGAGTGGCGAGACTTTTCAAGGACCAATTCACATTCTGGCACACGCACCGCTTGAGCGAATGCCATTATATGTTCGTGCTGGCTCGATTATTCCGATGGCACCAGTGATGCAATACGTAGATGAACGTCCCTTAGACCAGATGAGGCTTCGGATCTGGATGGGGACAGGTGAGTTTACACTTTATGAGGATGACGGTCATACCTTTGAGTACAAAACAGGAGCCTTTTGCACAACAACTTACCACGTTTGTTCACAAGGGCAACAAACCATTGTTGAGATTGGAGGACGAGAGGGTAACTTTTCACCCGCAACGCGTGAAGTTATTGTGGAACTAGTTGGTGTTGGCGAACAGAGTTTTGTCGATGATGGTGCTGCACGTCAGTTGACGTTTGAAATTTAGGGGTCTTTCGTCAGCCACCCTCCCATCCATCCCCCACAACCACACGGATTGCAGGGGATTTTGTTGTTAGCGCGATACGCACAAGCTAAAGCCAGAGGCTTATCGCGCAAAGCGCAGACACAATCATGCGTATCGCCCCACGACGAAAATGCATAAATCACTTCACCCATCCCTAACTAAATAATGATGGCACGCACCCCGCTATCCTTGGGCGGGGTATCCTAGCACATCTTGTTCATAGTAGTTTTAAGTCCCCATAATCCGACGTGGTTATGGGGTCTTTTGTTGCCGCTGCGAAACTCGCTGAGCGCCAGAGGCGCACGCTGCGCGAACGCTCAAATTCAAAATTCAAAATTCAAAATTCAAAATTAAGAATTCTTTTTTTTGAACTTTGAATTTTGAACTTTGAATTCCCCGGAGGGGAGGGGTCTACGCTCCACTCCGTTCCACTCGCGGCGGACATATCACATTGCTATTTAACGAGATGAACGCAAATATGGCTCACACGTTGCCTTAGCTCCTTTCTCATCAGAAGTTTGAGGATTTTGGAAAACAGGATGATCCTGTAATCGCTCACAACCAGCTTTCAACCAAGACTCAAATTTAATATCCCACAACTGCACTGTGCCATCTGAACCACCACTGACAATTGTTTTATTTTTTGTGCTTATTGCTACTGATTTTACGGAACCCTGATGACCTGTTAAGGTAGCGAGTTGGTTGCCCTTGCTATCCCACAACCGCACTGCGCCATCATTACCACCACTGACAATTGTCTGACCATCTGTGCTTATTGCTACTGAATTAACAGCACCCTGATGACCTGTTAAGGTATAGAGTAGTTTGCCCTTGCTATCCCATAACCGCACTGTGCCATCTTCACCACCACTGACAATTGTCTGACCATCTGTGCTTATTGCTACTGAATTGACAGACTTCTGATGACTTGTTAAGGTAGCGAGTTCATTGCCCCTGCTATCCCACAACCGCACTGTGCCATCTTCACCACCACTGACAATTGTCTGACCATCTGTGCTTATTGCTACTGAATTGACCAAACCCTGATGACCTGTTAAGGTATAGAGTGGTTTGCCCTTGCTATCCCACAACCGTACTGTGCCATCTTCACCACCACTGACAATTGTCTGACTATCTATGCTTATTGCTACTGAATTGACGGCACCCTGATGACCTGTTAAGGTAGGGAGTTGGTTGCCCTTGCTATCCCACAACCGCACTGCGCCATCATTACCACCACTGACAATTGTCTGACCATCTGTGCTTATTGCTACTGAATTAACAGCACCCTGATGACCTGTTAAGGTATAGAGTAGTTTGCCCTTGCTATCCCATAACCGCACTGTGCCATCATTACCACCACTGACAATTGTCTGACTATCTATGCTTATTGCTACTGAATTGACGGCACCCTGATGACCTGTTAAGGTAGGGAGTTGGTTGCCCTTGCTATCCCACAACCGCACTGCGCCATCATCACCACCACTGACAATTGTCTGACCATCTGTGCTTATTGCTACTGAATTGACGTAATCCTGATCACCTTTAAAAATATTTTTTTCCCTACTATTTTGGACTGCACTGAATAAGCTGTCTTGTACTGATGGGGGTAATGATTGATTGGGGAAACTAAACAAAGGTGAGCGGCTTTGTCCTACAAGACTAATTGCGGTGACTAAGTTTTGTAAAGGAACAATCGGTAACAAACTTTTTACTGATATGGCAGTTTGTTTTATTCGCTCGATTTCTGCGTTTTGCCATTGATAAGCTGCAAAGCCTGCGATTGTTGTTGTTGTGACAAGACCTGTAACTAGTCCTCCAATTGCAAGCCGTTGTAAACGCTTTCTCTTAATCTCTGCTTGTTGGGAAGCTTCAAAAAATTCCACTTGTAGCAGTGTCATATCATCGCTGGCTCGCTCATAATAATTCTTTAAAAAATCCAAATCTGGAGAACGCCAAAGACTTCCCTCTGGACGATTGTTTTCATCCCAAACCCTTGCTGCCTCATCTAAGCGACGCCCAAAGCGAATATCGCTGCGGCTACTATCTAGCCATTCTTTCATCTGTCCCCAGTTAGCAAATAAGGCTTCGTGAGTAACTTCTGCTGTTTGTGTTCCATTAATGCTAAAAAGAGTAACTAACCGCACACCGGGGCTAGCGAATCTATCAATCACTTTTTTAACATACTCACGTTCATCTTTATAAGAAAGCAAGCTATCAATATTGGCACGGCGACGGGTGTCGCTTGTTCCTTCCCCAAGCTGCACTAACCCCAGAAAGACTCGTTGAGCAATTTTCTTTTCTTGTTTGTTGAGGCTTTGATAAATGCGCTGAGCTTCATCTGCTAATGCTCCACCAACTCCACCAATTTGTTCAAGCGTCTTGACAGGTTCAACACCAATTTTTAGCCCGTCCCAGATGCGGGTTAATGCAAACTGGAGTAGGGGTAATGCTCCTTCCCGCCCTTGTGTGTCCTTTAGTAACAAACTAACTACAGCATTATCTAATGGATGACCTGCATTTGATGCTGGTTTGGTAATTGCTTGCCGCAATTCCTCTGTACTCATGGCAGGTACAAATACGCCAAGCTCGGCAATGACTTGATTAAGCGCTGGGTGTCGTTGTGTTTCTCCAAGAAAGTCACTACGCAAAGTTATAATAACTGATACACAACCAGAGCGATCGCCTGCGGCATGAATTAAATTCTCAATAAATATTTGGCGCTCATTCGGGTCATTGCAAAGCGAGTAAACTTCTTCAAACTGGTCTATTAACACCACTAACGGCGATACGGCAATCTCTGGTAAGACGTTGGCAATGCGTCTTAAGCCATCATAAATAATAGTATCAGTAGTGTTACTGCTAGTTTGTTTTAATTCTTCTGCAAACTCGCGGGTTTTAGTTACAGGAGTTTGGTCATTAGTCGCAACCCTTGCCAACACTGTTGCTAAAGCTTGAATTGGATGGGTACCAGGGACAAGCACCGCCACTCGCGCTTGACTCTTACCCGGTAAAGGACGACGGGCTAATTCTGGAATTAGACCAGCACGCGCCAGGGAAGATTTACCAGAACCGGATGGTCCCAAAATTGGCAATAAACGTAATGGCGCTTCTAGTTGAGTTGTGTTTTCGTGAAGAGTGCGAAACAGGTTCCAAAGTTTTTCGATTTGTTTTTCCCGCCCAAAATAGCGATCGCCATCAACTTCATGAAATGCAAGTAGTCCTTTGTAAGGATTGGAACCTATTTCTCCTGTGGTAGAAACTTTTTCTTCTTTTAGTTGACGCTCAAGTTGGTACTGATAGATAACAACTCTATTACCATCTCCAGAAATAATTGCACTGCTGATAGCATCTTTTTCAATCCTAATACTGCGATTTTCATCCCTTAACCCGCTATCGCTCATCGATTCTGCCTCAAAATCAATCCACTCCTGTCAAATTCCCAAACCAACGATACTTAGTAGCTTATGCCAGTTCTCTCCTAACCAAGCCGTTGTTTTGGTTAAGTGAGGTTTAAGTTTTTCAACCACAGATGCAAATCCCTCAGCCCTCTTAGCATAATCGAACGCTCGATCCAATGCCTTACCTACCTCATTTTTATCTGGGTTGGGCTTGTTTACCTCGTCCTCGGCATCAGCAAAGGCATTCTCAATTTTGCGACGATCCGGACTTTCCAGCAATGCGATCGCCTCTTGCAGTGCCTTCAGTTCCGCCCGAATATCAACACTTTCAGGTGCAGGTAAACTCACAGGTTGAAATTGTATATTGGCAACGTTGCGATCGCCTGTTTGAACCGCACTACCAGTGACATTACCCCCGATAGAAACTGAGCGATTTTGTGTCACCTTGTTATCATCACTCCTAGAATCATCCTTAAAAGATTTTCCGGGTATTACGTTCTCTGAATTTGTTGTGATTTCTGTTTGGTTTCGACGTCGTCTTGCTTTGAGGACAGGTGTTAAATCCTCTGGAATTTCTTGTAAATCAAGGAAAGTACAACCAATTGCAAAACATTCCTCTATGAGTCTGCCAGCACCCAACGCATCATAAAATCCAGTAGCAAATTTAATCGCGGCGACATCCCCTATCGCCCGATTCATACCCACAACATAATCAATGTGTTGGTGGATTGCCTCTGCTTGGTCTTTTGAATAGCAAGTATTAAGTAAAACACATTCTGTCGTGTCTTGAAACAACCCGAATAACCTAGCCAAGGCTTGTGTACTGAGCAGTTGTACTTGTCCAAAATTATTTTCCAAAGCTAAGCCATTGCTACCATCACCATGCCCACAAAAGTGAACGATAGTCGGTTGGTATTCTAACAGCGCACGATGCAGGTCTTCCACTCGTGTCGCCCACCTAGTAACGATTTGATACTCATAGCGATTTTTGGCACGTTTTAGCGCCGCAGTTATTTCCCGTACTTCTTCATCCAGTCGTAACCGAGAGGTATTTGTCGGATTGGCAGCCAGAATCAGAATTGTTTTGACATACGTGTTATGACTCATGAAAGAGTTTAGAGCAGGGGTTAGGGTTTACACTTTGACAGGAGTTATAAAATATCATTACTTAGATCTTGCACCATACTTTTCGTCCGCCAAGAAATAAATTTCTTGGCTCAAAGTCCAAGTCCGTTCAAACGGACTGAGTAAATTTTTCAGTCCGTTTGAACGGACTTGGGTTATTAGCCTTGTAGACGCCGGAGGCGGTGAGGGGGTCGCAGTCTTGGCGGTTCCCGTCGATTGCGAACCCCCGAACCCGGAGGGCTTCCCGCAGGGTACTTTAGTTCAAGGCGTACTCAACCGGAGGTGCAAGATCTCAGATGACAGATAAAATGTGAGCTTCGACTAAGTTTTTACTTCTTTTTATAGATAAACTTCGAGTTGACTTATGCAGGTGAACTACCTACACCTTATCTATACTCAGATAGGCGTAGGTAGTTCACAAGTACTTTTTTTCACAACTACTGCAAAAAAACAATCTTTGGAAAATAAAAGGACACCGAATACAGGTGTCCTCATATGATTACCAAAAATCAGCAACTGTGGAAAATCAGAGAATTTTAGTCATCCAAAATCAAGAATCATTTACCATTGCCATTACCAGAGGTAAGAATGCGATCGGCAATTCTATCAGGAACTTCTTGAAGATGGTCGTATTCCCAATGGAAGGAACCAACGCCAAGAGTGAGCGATCGCAACTCCACAATAAAGTTCTGCATCTCTGCTTGTGGTAAATAAGCAATCACACAGTCCCATCCTTGCCAGTCATGTACACCTTCATAACCCAAAATCTGCCCCCGTCTACCAGTCACAAGTTGCAGTACTTTGGCAGTAAATTCGTTTGGAGTGGAGACTT
This portion of the Brasilonema sennae CENA114 genome encodes:
- a CDS encoding DDE transposase family protein, translating into MTDTQTWYIVKHAAGHCEIIPSDEATEEKNPEIIEQWGPFSSQGEAIARRVGLIRSLKCQPV
- a CDS encoding NACHT and WD repeat domain-containing protein, producing MSDSGLRDENRSIRIEKDAISSAIISGDGNRVVIYQYQLERQLKEEKVSTTGEIGSNPYKGLLAFHEVDGDRYFGREKQIEKLWNLFRTLHENTTQLEAPLRLLPILGPSGSGKSSLARAGLIPELARRPLPGKSQARVAVLVPGTHPIQALATVLARVATNDQTPVTKTREFAEELKQTSSNTTDTIIYDGLRRIANVLPEIAVSPLVVLIDQFEEVYSLCNDPNERQIFIENLIHAAGDRSGCVSVIITLRSDFLGETQRHPALNQVIAELGVFVPAMSTEELRQAITKPASNAGHPLDNAVVSLLLKDTQGREGALPLLQFALTRIWDGLKIGVEPVKTLEQIGGVGGALADEAQRIYQSLNKQEKKIAQRVFLGLVQLGEGTSDTRRRANIDSLLSYKDEREYVKKVIDRFASPGVRLVTLFSINGTQTAEVTHEALFANWGQMKEWLDSSRSDIRFGRRLDEAARVWDENNRPEGSLWRSPDLDFLKNYYERASDDMTLLQVEFFEASQQAEIKRKRLQRLAIGGLVTGLVTTTTIAGFAAYQWQNAEIERIKQTAISVKSLLPIVPLQNLVTAISLVGQSRSPLFSFPNQSLPPSVQDSLFSAVQNSREKNIFKGDQDYVNSVAISTDGQTIVSGGDDGAVRLWDSKGNQLPTLTGHQGAVNSVAISIDSQTIVSGGNDGTVRLWDSKGKLLYTLTGHQGAVNSVAISTDGQTIVSGGNDGAVRLWDSKGNQLPTLTGHQGAVNSVAISIDSQTIVSGGEDGTVRLWDSKGKPLYTLTGHQGLVNSVAISTDGQTIVSGGEDGTVRLWDSRGNELATLTSHQKSVNSVAISTDGQTIVSGGEDGTVRLWDSKGKLLYTLTGHQGAVNSVAISTDGQTIVSGGNDGAVRLWDSKGNQLATLTGHQGSVKSVAISTKNKTIVSGGSDGTVQLWDIKFESWLKAGCERLQDHPVFQNPQTSDEKGAKATCEPYLRSSR
- a CDS encoding glycoside hydrolase family 31 protein; the encoded protein is MPQYFGQLHTTEPAWSILEGVQTIQQSDRHILFKCGDPCLSISVLAPNLIRVRMTPTSEFLPRRSWAVAQADEEWPTVPFEVREKAETIEIETEQLRVVVSRNPCRIQCFDKSGQPFAHDADPGMGWRTGTIAGWKRIEADEHFYGFGEPTGLLDQRSKVKTNWTSDAIDYDVLTDSMYQAIPFFIALRPGLGYGLFFNTTFWSRFDLGAEQPGVWRMETHGGELDYYIIYGPEPAKILETYTQLTGRMPLPPKWSLGYHQCRWSYESQDIVSKLANEFRQRRIPCDVIHLDIDYMSGYRVFTWSQKRFANPKELIDNLKQDGFKVTTIVDPGVKYEPEADYKVFDEGLNNDYFIRKTNGQLFHGYVWPDKAVFADFLRPEVRDWWGSLLNSLTDVGVAGIWNDMNEPTLDDRPFGDPGKKIAFPLDAAQGPTDERTTHTETHNLYGQMMAQASYQGLEKSRPTERSFFLTRSGYAGIQRWSAVWTGDNQSLWEHLEMSLPMMCNLGLSGVAFVGSDIGGFAGNATAELFARWMQVGMLYPLMRGHSALTTAQHEPWVFGDRVEKICREYIELRYQLLPYIYTLFWKAANTGSPILRPLLYDFPNDPKTFTLADQVMLGSSLLAAPIYRPGVEHRAVYLPEGSWYDWWSGETFQGPIHILAHAPLERMPLYVRAGSIIPMAPVMQYVDERPLDQMRLRIWMGTGEFTLYEDDGHTFEYKTGAFCTTTYHVCSQGQQTIVEIGGREGNFSPATREVIVELVGVGEQSFVDDGAARQLTFEI
- a CDS encoding CHAT domain-containing protein gives rise to the protein MSHNTYVKTILILAANPTNTSRLRLDEEVREITAALKRAKNRYEYQIVTRWATRVEDLHRALLEYQPTIVHFCGHGDGSNGLALENNFGQVQLLSTQALARLFGLFQDTTECVLLNTCYSKDQAEAIHQHIDYVVGMNRAIGDVAAIKFATGFYDALGAGRLIEECFAIGCTFLDLQEIPEDLTPVLKARRRRNQTEITTNSENVIPGKSFKDDSRSDDNKVTQNRSVSIGGNVTGSAVQTGDRNVANIQFQPVSLPAPESVDIRAELKALQEAIALLESPDRRKIENAFADAEDEVNKPNPDKNEVGKALDRAFDYAKRAEGFASVVEKLKPHLTKTTAWLGENWHKLLSIVGLGI